The following proteins are co-located in the Palaemon carinicauda isolate YSFRI2023 chromosome 3, ASM3689809v2, whole genome shotgun sequence genome:
- the LOC137632489 gene encoding uncharacterized protein, translating into MARFMTDRLIAMGSLTAFGVMAWCWGGEDSHIEAEKLLNSMDQEEMERLQSAVYDGANYVAEETNEYAQLEEASQNDLSAELDGAEEGIKLFDDFIARKHQETERTNDLQRICEEVHGAEEEELNTELDGAYKKIKDLMARLEIAERQNDELREELSSKKIKDLMARLEIAERQNDELREELSSKKIKDLMARLEIAERQNDELREELSSKKIKDLMASLEIAERQNDELREELSSKKIKDLMARLEIAERQNDELREELSSKKIKDLMARLEIAERQNDELREELSSKKIKDLMARLEIAERQNDELREELSSKKIKDLMARLEIAERQNDELREELSSKKIKDLMARLEIAERQNDELREELSSKKIKDLMARLEIAERQNDELREELSAKTVQVREIDVCNNIGNLALLDDLQRANNNIESLCVSLEKAEARNNQIRDELFAKAYVEMDLVNAREEIRILEKKLERVTEDLKIANEKLMEKTDLEEYVESADKEIGTLLAELDSVKAENKRLKTENICEKAALESDVNAAVEEVYRIGTKLDTVLDENTKLKTDLLIKKDVECDLEMAMEELDKLWKEIAGVKEENRRLKRDLSEERATKNALMDADEKNHILEEEIRNLTSVADEFAIYKEKYQHMMERNVNLDMELNINNYAITQLVEGLSQIHPELKELYIKEISGEQTGDLIWDIQFNRFALQETRRQGWKKN; encoded by the coding sequence ATGGctagatttatgactgacagatTAATTGCAAtgggatctttgacagcttttggtgtaatggcatggtgctggggaggCGAGGATTCACATATAGAAGCAGAAAAACTCTTAAATTCAATGGATCAGGAAGAAATGGAGAGACTGCAATcagcagtctacgatggggcaaattatgttgccgaAGAAACTAATGAATACGCACAATTGGAGGAAGCATCACAAAATGATCTTAGTGCGGAGTTGGACGGAGCAGAAGAGGGAATTAAGTTATTTGACGATTTCATCGCTAGAAAACACCAAGAGACGGAAAGGACTAATGACTTACAgcgcatctgtgaagaggtgcatggaGCAGAGGAAGAAGAATTAAATACAGAATTAGATGGAGCGTATAAGAAAATTAAGGATCTTATGGCGAGGCTGGAGATAGCTGAAcgtcaaaacgatgaacttcgagaggagctttcgTCCAAGAAAATTAAGGATCTTATGGCGAGGCTGGAGATAGCTGAAcgtcaaaacgatgaacttcgagaggagctttcgTCCAAGAAAATTAAGGATCTTATGGCGAGGCTGGAGATAGCTGAAcgtcaaaacgatgaacttcgagaggagctttcgTCCAAGAAAATTAAGGATCTTATGGCGAGCCTGGAGATAGCTGAAcgtcaaaacgatgaacttcgagaggagctttcgTCCAAGAAAATTAAGGATCTTATGGCGAGGCTGGAGATAGCTGAAcgtcaaaacgatgaacttcgagaggagctttcgTCCAAGAAAATTAAGGATCTTATGGCGAGGCTGGAGATAGCTGAAcgtcaaaacgatgaacttcgagaggagctttcgTCCAAGAAAATTAAGGATCTTATGGCGAGGCTGGAGATAGCTGAAcgtcaaaacgatgaacttcgagaggagctttcgTCCAAGAAAATTAAGGATCTTATGGCGAGGCTGGAGATAGCTGAAcgtcaaaacgatgaacttcgagaggagctttcgTCCAAGAAAATTAAGGATCTTATGGCGAGGCTGGAGATAGCTGAAcgtcaaaacgatgaacttcgagaggagctttcgTCCAAGAAAATTAAGGATCTTATGGCGAGGCTGGAGATAGCTGAAcgtcaaaacgatgaacttcgagaggagctttcgGCCAAGACTGTTCAGGTAAGAGAAATTGATGTAtgtaataacatcggtaacttagctttatTGGATGATTTACAAAGAGCAAATAACAATATAGAGTCACTTtgtgtaagtctagaaaaagctgaagctcgaaacaatcaaattcgtgatgagcttttcgCCAAGGCATACGTAGAAATGGACTTAGTAAATGCCcgtgaggaaattcggatactcgagaagaagcTGGAGAGAGTAACAGAGGATCTCAAGATAGCTAACGAGAAACTTATGGAAAAGACcgacttggaggaatacgtcgaaagtgctgaCAAAGAGATAGGAACACTCTTGGCTGAACTGGACAGCgtcaaggctgaaaacaagagactgaAGACCGAAAACATTTGTGAAAAGGCAGCTTTAGAAAGTGACGTTAATGCTGCAGTAGAGGAGGTATATAGAATAGGGACTAAATTGGATACTGTCCTGGATGAAAACACCAAATTGAAGACTGACCTATTAATCAAGAAAGACGTGGAGTGTGATCTGGAGATGGCTATGGAGGAACTGGATAAACTCTGGAAAGAAATTGCTGGCGTTAAAGAAGAGAATAGACGACTGAAAAGAGACCTCTCGGAGGAGAGAGCCACAAAAAATGCGTTGATGGATGCCGACGAGAAGAATCACattctggaagaagaaattaggaatctcACTTCCGTGGCAGatgaatttgcaatttataaggagaaGTATCAACATATGATGGAAAGAAATGTGAACCTAGATAtggaattaaatattaataattatgctaTTACTCAACTTGTAGAAGGTCTCTCTCAAATACATCCAGAGTTGAAGGaattatatattaaagaaatttctggtgagcagactgggGATTTGATATGGGATATTCAGTTCaatagattcgcccttcaagagacgagaaggcagggctggaaaaaaaactaa